In the Populus trichocarpa isolate Nisqually-1 chromosome 1, P.trichocarpa_v4.1, whole genome shotgun sequence genome, one interval contains:
- the LOC7471682 gene encoding dihydroceramide fatty acyl 2-hydroxylase FAH1 isoform X2, with amino-acid sequence MVAQEFTVDLDKPLVFQVGHLGETYEEWVHQPIVSREGPRFFENDFIESLTRTVWWAIPSIWLPVVCYCVLKSAKMGHALPEIALMVVGGVFVWTLLEYTLHRFLFHIKTKSYWGNTAHYLLHGCHHKHPMDGLRLVFPPAATAILLVPFWNMVSLFATPSITPALFGGGLLGYVMYDCTHYYLHHGQPANDVPKNLKKYHMNHHFRVQDKGFGITSALWDRVFGTLPPSKMAKKM; translated from the exons ATGGTAGCACAGGAATTCACTGTTGATCTAGACAAGCCCCTTGTCTTCCAG GTTGGCCATCTTGGAGAAACTTATGAGGAATGGGTGCACCAGCCTATTGTAAGCAGGGAAGGCCCTAGGTTTTTTGAGAATGATTTTATAGAG TCCTTGACACGCACTGTTTGGTGGGCGATTCCTTCAATTTGGCTGCCTGTTGTATGCTATTGCGTCTTAAAGTCTGCAAAGATGGGGCATGCGCTTCCTGAGATAGCCTTAATGGTGGTTGGTGGTGTTTTCGTTTGGACATTGCTCGAATACACTTTGCATCGCTTCCTTTtccacataaaaacaaaaagttattG GGGGAACACAGCACATTATCTTCTTCATGGTTGTCATCATAAGCACCCTATGGATGGTCTCCGCCTTGTTTTTCCTCCAGCAGCAACAGCTATTCTCTTGGTGCCT TTCTGGAATATGGTCTCGTTGTTTGCCACTCCTTCAATTACTCCTGCTCTTTTCGGAGGTGGTTTACTGGGCTATGTGATGTATGACTGCACTCACTACTACCTGCACCATGGTCAGCCTGCAAATGATGTACCAAAAAATCTCAAG AAATATCACATGAACCATCACTTCCGGGTCCAAGACAAGGGATTCGGAATCACTTCCGCGTTGTGGGACAGAGTTTTTGGAACACTTCCTCCATCAAAAATGGCAAAGAAAATgtag
- the LOC7471682 gene encoding dihydroceramide fatty acyl 2-hydroxylase FAH1 isoform X1 yields MWEKATQRSLKMVAQEFTVDLDKPLVFQVGHLGETYEEWVHQPIVSREGPRFFENDFIESLTRTVWWAIPSIWLPVVCYCVLKSAKMGHALPEIALMVVGGVFVWTLLEYTLHRFLFHIKTKSYWGNTAHYLLHGCHHKHPMDGLRLVFPPAATAILLVPFWNMVSLFATPSITPALFGGGLLGYVMYDCTHYYLHHGQPANDVPKNLKKYHMNHHFRVQDKGFGITSALWDRVFGTLPPSKMAKKM; encoded by the exons ATGTGGGAAAAAG CTACACAACGAAGTCTCAAGATGGTAGCACAGGAATTCACTGTTGATCTAGACAAGCCCCTTGTCTTCCAG GTTGGCCATCTTGGAGAAACTTATGAGGAATGGGTGCACCAGCCTATTGTAAGCAGGGAAGGCCCTAGGTTTTTTGAGAATGATTTTATAGAG TCCTTGACACGCACTGTTTGGTGGGCGATTCCTTCAATTTGGCTGCCTGTTGTATGCTATTGCGTCTTAAAGTCTGCAAAGATGGGGCATGCGCTTCCTGAGATAGCCTTAATGGTGGTTGGTGGTGTTTTCGTTTGGACATTGCTCGAATACACTTTGCATCGCTTCCTTTtccacataaaaacaaaaagttattG GGGGAACACAGCACATTATCTTCTTCATGGTTGTCATCATAAGCACCCTATGGATGGTCTCCGCCTTGTTTTTCCTCCAGCAGCAACAGCTATTCTCTTGGTGCCT TTCTGGAATATGGTCTCGTTGTTTGCCACTCCTTCAATTACTCCTGCTCTTTTCGGAGGTGGTTTACTGGGCTATGTGATGTATGACTGCACTCACTACTACCTGCACCATGGTCAGCCTGCAAATGATGTACCAAAAAATCTCAAG AAATATCACATGAACCATCACTTCCGGGTCCAAGACAAGGGATTCGGAATCACTTCCGCGTTGTGGGACAGAGTTTTTGGAACACTTCCTCCATCAAAAATGGCAAAGAAAATgtag
- the LOC7471683 gene encoding acetylajmalan esterase yields MGTAKMVFSRVLIVTCSLLVLVLSNSSSCDATKHKNCGFDAIYNFGTSMSDTGNAMHLTPNASEFNAPYGRSIKDAKGRYSDGFLVIDYFAKAACLPLLNPYLNKDVKDTHGGVNFAVAGATALPREALEKFNLQPFINISLDIQLQWWGNYAKSLCNNSKDCKEKLKSSLFSIEAMGANDYLTAMLRGKTIEELKKMDLVSQVIKANEEGVRKIIGYGATQVLVTGYLHVGCAPSLLAMRSNSSDARDQFGCLKDYNDFIKYHNDLLREAISRLRKEHPDVHILIGDYYTAMQSVLDNHQKLGFESVLVACCGTGGKYNFDHRKKCGTQGVQSCSDPRKYISWDGLHMTQESHKHIAKWYIQDIFSKFQS; encoded by the exons ATGGGTACCGCTAAAATGGTTTTCTCCCGTGTTCTTATAGTGACATGCTCTCTCTTGGTTCTTGTTTTATCCAATTCGAGCTCCTGTGATGCAACAAAACATAAGAATTGTGGGTTTGATGCGATATACAATTTTGGAACTTCAATGTCAGACACGGGAAACGCCATGCATCTAACTCCTAACGCATCAGAATTCAATGCTCCTTATGGAAGAAGCATTAAGGATGCAAAGGGTAGATACTCTGATGGATTCCTTGTAATTGACTACTTTG CAAAAGCAGCTTGTCTTCCCCTTCTTAATCCTTACTTAAACAAGGATGTAAAGGACACACATGGTGGGGTGAATTTTGCAGTTGCTGGTGCTACTGCCCTACCACGTGAAGCTTTGGAGAAATTCAATCTCCAGCCATTTATTAACATTTCTCTAGATATCCAACTTCAATGGTGGGGCAATTATGCAAAATCATTGTGTAATAACAGTAAAG ATTGCAAAGAGAAACTCAAATCATCTCTATTCAGTATTGAAGCAATGGGAGCTAATGACTATCTCACCGCGATGCTTAGAGGCAAAACCATTGAGGAGCTAAAGAAGATGGATCTTGTGTCTCAAGTTATAAAAGCCAATGAAGAAGGTGTAAGA AAAATCATCGGTTATGGGGCGACTCAAGTGCTTGTCACTGGATACTTGCACGTAGGTTGCGCACCGAGTTTGCTTGCAATGCGCTCGAATTCTTCCGATGCTCGCGATCAATTCGGTTGTCTGAAAGATTACAACGACTTCATTAAGTATCACAATGATCTTCTCCGGGAAGCCATTTCAAGACTGAGAAAGGAACACCCTGATGTGCACATATTGATTGGTGATTATTATACTGCCATGCAATCAGTTTTGGATAATCACCAGAAACTTG GGTTCGAATCTGTGCTGGTGGCTTGTTGCGGCACCGGaggtaaatataattttgatcacAGAAAGAAGTGTGGAACTCAGGGTGTTCAGTCATGTTCAGATCCTCGAAAGTATATCTCTTGGGATGGACTCCATATGACCCAGGAATCTCATAAGCACATTGCAAAGTGGTATATTCAAGACATCTTCTCAAAGTTTCAATCCTAA
- the LOC7480413 gene encoding putative germin-like protein 2-3, giving the protein MASHILVIVSFLAIACAVVTSFEPSPLQDFCVSDPTSSARVNGLACLDSKMVQANHFSFSGLHIPGNTSNALGSAVTPVFVGQIPGLNTLGISMARIDYAPWGLIPPHSHPRATEILTVLEGRLLVGFVTSNPDNRLITKVLEKGDVFVFPIGLVHFQRNVGLGSAFSISSLSSQNPGVLLVANTLFGSTPSIPNDILAKAFQVDKSVVEKLQAQF; this is encoded by the exons ATGGCTAGCCACATTTTGGTTATTGTGAGTTTTTTAGCCATTGCTTGTGCCGTGGTCACTTCCTTTGAGCCTAGTCCATTGCAAGATTTCTGCGTTTCCGATCCTACTAGCTCAG CAAGAGTTAATGGCCTAGCTTGCTTGGACTCAAAGATGGTACAAGCCAACCACTTCTCCTTCAGCGGCCTCCATATTCCAGGAAACACATCAAATGCCCTTGGCTCAGCAGTTACACCGGTCTTCGTAGGACAAATACCTGGACTCAACACCCTTGGGATCTCGATGGCCCGCATTGACTATGCACCGTGGGGCCTGATCCCTCCTCACTCACACCCTCGTGCTACTGAGATTCTCACCGTCTTAGAAGGCAGACTCCTTGTTGGCTTCGTGACTTCTAACCCTGATAACAGGCTCATCACCAAGGTCCTGGAAAAGGGTGATGTGTTTGTGTTTCCAATTGGACTTGTTCACTTCCAGAGAAATGTTGGCCTCGGAAGTGCTTTCTCGATCTCTTCCTTGAGCAGCCAAAACCCCGGTGTTCTTCTCGTTGCTAATACCCTATTTGGATCCACTCCAAGCATTCCAAATGATATTCTAGCCAAGGCTTTCCAGGTGGACAAGTCTGTAGTTGAGAAACTTCAAGCTCAATTCTAG